One segment of Pelecanus crispus isolate bPelCri1 chromosome 2, bPelCri1.pri, whole genome shotgun sequence DNA contains the following:
- the ZBTB47 gene encoding zinc finger and BTB domain-containing protein 47 yields the protein MRRLQSAALGLLAAGAAAAPHSSGFLKGANMAMGRMRAKTPGKRRRTGTPLRGDLCIKMLIVEKTTDYPSAEYSLVEDVALHFTCLMDRLNEQRLFQPDLCDVDIVLVQHKSIFPAHKGVLAAYSQFFHSLFTQNKQLQRVELSLEALTSQGLQQILNFIYTSKLLVNSCNVQDVLNAAAVLQMNNIASSCQDLLDTRSLSLAADMALPAEGCAGPPPYYCEIKQEVDAPHPKIYAREGNDPYSVRVEDGAGGGTLPPGPAKQYYKEEKDSGPGAVCKMEGEESEEDLDSQGSYNREQIIVEVNLNNQTLNVSKGMEGKAAASEAAVMGRPDGDGRDTEEDGEEENEEGEEEEEEEEDAEVGEEEEEEHSEEEDLEETTEEEDDDDDDEDASELKREKGGQPRRGSRASKATKPAMATRSQEMAKVEEEEEEEEEGQRGRKRKKEQDGLGQKVKLEEKQHYPCKKCPRVFNNRWYLEKHMNVTHSRMQICDKCGKRFLLESELLLHHQTDCEKNIQCVTCGKGFKKLWSLHEHNKIVHGYAEKKFSCEICEKKFYTMAHVRKHMVAHTKDMPFTCETCGKSFKRSMSLKVHSLQHSGEKPFKCENCNERFQYKYQLRSHMSIHIGHKQFMCQWCGKDFNMKQYFDEHMKTHTGEKPYICEICGKSFTSRPNMKRHRRTHTGEKPYPCDVCGQRFRFSNMLKAHKEKCFRVSNPLASDTAAPQPTASPAPLPPGPGVSPLPLPLLHPLPQTLPPPPHLPPPPPLFPAGRINSNNN from the exons ATGCGGCGGCTCCAATCAGCGGCCCTCGGGCTCTTGGCAGCCGGAGCCGCCGCTGCTCCGCATTCCTCCGGCTTCCTAAAAGGGGCTAACATGGCGATGGGCAGGATGAG agCAAAAACCCCAGGCAAGCGGAGGAGGACCGGGACTCCTTTGCGCGGAGACCTTTGCATCAAAATG ctGATAGTCGAAAAAACGACTGACTACCCTTCGGCTGAGTACTCCCTGGTGGAGGATGTAGCCCTCCACTTCACGTGTTTGATGGACAGACTGAACGAGCAGCGCCTCTTTCAGCCGGACCTGTGCGACGTGGACATCGTGCTGGTGCAGCACAAGAGCATCTTCCCGGCGCACAAGGGGGTCCTGGCGGCCTACAGCCAGTTCTTCCACTCCCTCTTCACCCAAAACAAGCAGCTGCAGCGCGTGGAGCTCTCGCTGGAGGCCCTCACCTCTCAGGGCCTCCAGCAGATCCTCAACTTCATCTACACCTCCAAGCTCCTCGTCAACTCCTGTAATGTGCAGGACGTGCTGAACGCGGCCGCCGTGCTGCAGATGAACAATATcgcctcctcctgccaggaccTCCTTGACACCCGCTCACTCAGCCTGGCTGCCGACATGGCCCTGCCTGCTGAGGGCTGTGCTGGCCCCCCGCCCTACTACTGCGAGATCAAGCAGGAGGTGGATGCCCCCCATCCCAAGATCTACGCCCGGGAGGGCAACGACCCCTACTCGGTGCGGGTGGAGGATGGAGCGGGTGGCGGGACACTCCCCCCTGGTCCAGCCAAGCAGTACTACAAGGAGGAGAAGGACAGTGGTCCAGGTGCTGTCTGTAAGATGGAAGGCGAAGAGTCTGAGGAGGACCTGGACAGCCAGGGCTCGTACAACCGGGAGCAGATCATTGTGGAGGTGAACCTCAACAACCAGACCCTCAATGTGTCCAAAGGCATGGAGGGGAAGGCGGCCGCCAGCGAGGCAGCTGTGATGGGGCGGCCTGATGGTGATGGGCGCGACAcggaggaggatggggaggaggagaatgaggaaggggaggaggaggaagaagaggaggaggatgcagaggtgggcgaggaggaggaggaggagcacaGCGAGGAGGAAGACCTGGAGGAGACGACAGAAGAAGAGGATGATGACGATGACGATGAAGACGCATCGGAGCTGAAACGGGAAAAGGGTGGGCAGCCCCGCAGAGGCAGCCGGGCATCCAAAGCCACCAAACCTGCCATGGCAACCAGGTCCCAGGAGATGGCCAAGgttgaagaggaggaggaggaggaagaggaaggccagcgagggaggaagaggaaaaaggagcagGACGGTTTGGGCCAGAAGGtgaagctggaggagaagcagcactaCCCGTGCAAGAAGTGCCCCCGCGTCTTCAACAACCGCTGGTACCTGGAGAAACACATGAATGTCACGCACAGCCGCATGCAGATCTGCGACAAGTGTGGCAAACGCTTCCTACTGGAgagtgagctgctgctgcaccacCAGACCGACTGCGAGAAGAACATCCAG TGTGTGACGTGTGGGAAGGGGTTCAAGAAGCTCTGGTCCCTCCATGAGCACAACAAGATCGTCCACGGCTACGCGGAGAAGAAGTTCTCCTGCGAGATCTGCGAGAAGAAGTTCTACACCATGGCCCACGTGCGCAAACACATGGTTG CTCACACCAAGGACATGCCGTTCACCTGCGAGACCTGCGGGAAGTCCTTCAAGCGCAGCATGTCCCTCAAGGTCCATTCGCTCCAGCACTCTGGGGAAAAGCCTTTTAAATGCGAG AACTGCAATGAGCGCTTCCAGTACAAGTATCAGCTGCGCTCCCACATGAGCATCCACATCGGCCACAAGCAGTTCATGTGCCAGTGGTGTGGCAAGGACTTCAACATGAAGCAGTATTTTGACGAGCACATGAAGACGCACACAG GCGAGAAGCCCTACATCTGCGAGATCTGTGGGAAGAGCTTCACCAGCCGCCCCAACATGAAGCGGCATCGCCGGACCCACACGGGCGAGAAGCCGTACCCCTGCGACGTCTGTGGCCAACGCTTCCGCTTCTCCAACATGCTCAAAGCCCACAAGGAGAAATGTTTCCGCGTCAGCAACCCCTTGGCTTCGGACACGGCTGCCCCCCAACCCACTGCCAGCCCGGctccgctgccccccggccccggcgtctcccccctgcccctgccgcTGCTTCATCCCCTTCCACAgaccctccctcctcctcctcacctaccgccaccccctcccctgTTTCCCGCGGGGAGGATAAATTCGAACAACAACtag